The following are from one region of the Nicotiana tomentosiformis chromosome 7, ASM39032v3, whole genome shotgun sequence genome:
- the LOC104097812 gene encoding beta-glucosidase 18-like, with amino-acid sequence MKIGTIKNSYFICFLLLLQNVTAKNIIGQGGNNLEEEVKRSELPDGFLFGTSTSAYQIEGAYIEDGRSLSNWDVYCRINGRIPNGGSGDIADDHYHRYLEDIDRMASLGVNAYRFSISWSRILPRGRFGAVNPAGIRFYNNIIVNLLLKGITPFVTIHHYDYPQEFEDRYGAWLSPLMQEEFVHFAETCFKSFGDRVKYWSTMNEPNLFAEMAYLKGVFPPSHCSPPFGKCSSGNSDVEPLLVVHNSILAHAKAVKLYRRQFQASI; translated from the exons ATGAAGATAGGCACCATTAAGAATTCCTATTTCATTTGTTTCCTCTTACTGTTGCAAAATGTTACTGCAAAGAACATCATAGGCCAAGGAGGAAATAACTTGGAAGAAGAGGTTAAAAGATCAGAACTTCCAGATGGTTTTCTTTTCGGAACATCAACTTCTGCCTATCAA ATCGAAGGAGCATATATTGAAGATGGCAGAAGCCTTAGCAACTGGGATGTTTATTGTCGTATCAATG GTAGAATACCTAATGGAGGAAGTGGAGACATAGCTGACGACCATTACCATCGTTACTTG GAAGACATTGACAGAATGGCGTCTCTTGGAGTAAATGCTTATCGATTCTCCATTTCATGGAGTAGAATTCTACCAA GAGGGAGGTTCGGAGCCGTGAATCCTGCTGGAATCAGGTTTTATAACAATATCATTGTTAATCTCTTACTCAAAG GAATAACACCATTTGTGACGATCCACCATTATGACTATCCTCAGGAATTTGAGGACAGATATGGGGCCTGGCTCAGTCCTCTTATGCA GGAAGAGTTTGTACACTTTGCAGAAACATGTTTTAAGAGTTTTGGGGATAGAGTGAAGTACTGGTCTACTATGAATGAGCCTAATTTATTTGCGGAAATGGCCTATTTGAAAGGTGTGTTCCCACCTTCACATTGTTCGCCCCCTTTCGGGAAATGTTCCTCTGGTAATTCCGACGTTGAGCCTCTACTTGTTGTCCACAATTCAATATTGGCACATGCAAAGGCTGTCAAACTCTATCGTCGCCAATTCCAGGCAAGTATTTAG